In a genomic window of Methanobacterium alcaliphilum:
- a CDS encoding anaerobic ribonucleoside-triphosphate reductase activating protein, translated as MKFGGTVISSLDFPGRISLVIFTGGCPLRCPYCHNPEIIVGGNEITLEELFQQIDDAVDFIDSIVVTGGEPLMQKKDVVEILKYAKSKSLETKLDTNGCYPERLKEIIDLVDYVGLDIKAPFDSYPRIIKSDIGEKVEKSMNVALKSPETFLECKTTYVPGLLTPNDIKQISREIECDLYTLQQFRNKVVLDPALADTPSPSPDQLKKLAAAVKPVLKKVRVKTAEFGEENI; from the coding sequence ATGAAATTTGGTGGAACAGTCATATCCTCTTTAGATTTTCCAGGGCGCATATCTTTAGTAATTTTCACTGGAGGCTGTCCTCTCCGATGCCCCTATTGCCATAACCCCGAGATAATTGTTGGCGGAAATGAAATTACTTTGGAAGAGTTATTTCAACAAATCGATGATGCAGTCGATTTTATAGACAGTATAGTGGTAACTGGAGGGGAACCATTAATGCAGAAAAAAGATGTTGTGGAAATACTTAAATACGCTAAATCTAAATCTCTGGAGACTAAACTGGATACTAATGGATGTTATCCTGAAAGATTAAAGGAAATAATTGATCTGGTTGATTATGTTGGGCTGGATATTAAAGCACCTTTTGATAGTTATCCCCGCATCATTAAATCAGACATAGGAGAAAAAGTAGAGAAAAGCATGAACGTGGCCTTAAAATCTCCTGAAACTTTTTTAGAATGTAAAACAACATATGTTCCAGGACTATTAACTCCCAATGATATTAAACAGATTTCAAGAGAGATAGAGTGTGATTTATATACATTACAACAATTTAGAAATAAAGTAGTTCTTGATCCTGCTTTAGCAGATACACCCAGCCCATCACCAGACCAATTAAAAAAACTTG
- the hisC gene encoding histidinol-phosphate transaminase — translation MVKIRKIINKMDPYIPGRSINEIAKEYNLNKDEIIKLGSNENPLGPSPNALKAIKEQLNTIHQYPESGLEDLKTAIANYSRVSPEQVIIGGDGADEIIEVLGKTFIDPGCEFIVPLPSYMYYEFTLQSHGAVPVYAKWDVEQNQLDVQSVLNSLSEKTRLVFLCTPNNPTGGLISAKDIKTILKSTDALVVVDEAYFEFSLVDNVDLLSDYPNLFIMRTFSKVLGLAGMRIGYGLADPEVIEYMHRVKPVFSLVKLAHVAALSTLNDTEYIKKSQEYSIESREFLYDQMSQIEKLNVFNSKANYILVNVRKTGMNSTEIAQKLLEKGVIVRDCKSFKGLDDYWIRVSVGTLEEDAKFIDILKKLVE, via the coding sequence ATGGTTAAAATAAGAAAAATTATCAACAAAATGGATCCTTACATTCCTGGTCGATCCATTAATGAAATTGCTAAAGAATATAATTTAAATAAAGATGAAATTATTAAACTTGGATCCAATGAAAATCCATTAGGGCCCTCCCCTAATGCTTTAAAAGCAATAAAAGAACAATTAAACACCATACACCAATATCCCGAATCTGGTTTGGAAGATTTGAAAACAGCTATTGCTAATTACTCCAGAGTTTCTCCAGAGCAGGTGATAATTGGAGGAGATGGTGCTGATGAAATTATTGAAGTTCTGGGAAAAACTTTCATTGATCCTGGCTGTGAATTTATTGTTCCATTGCCCTCATACATGTATTATGAATTCACTTTACAAAGCCATGGCGCAGTACCAGTTTATGCCAAATGGGATGTTGAACAAAATCAACTTGATGTGCAATCTGTACTGAATTCATTAAGTGAAAAAACAAGATTGGTGTTTTTATGCACACCAAACAACCCCACAGGTGGTTTAATCAGTGCAAAAGACATTAAAACCATACTAAAATCTACTGATGCCCTGGTTGTGGTTGATGAAGCTTATTTCGAGTTTTCATTAGTGGATAATGTGGATCTTTTGAGTGATTATCCTAATCTTTTCATTATGAGAACTTTTTCAAAAGTTTTAGGCCTTGCAGGTATGAGAATAGGATATGGGCTTGCCGATCCAGAGGTAATTGAATACATGCACCGCGTGAAGCCGGTCTTTAGCCTGGTTAAACTTGCCCATGTAGCAGCCCTATCCACCTTAAATGATACAGAGTACATAAAAAAATCCCAAGAATACTCCATTGAGAGTAGAGAGTTTTTATATGATCAAATGTCCCAAATAGAAAAATTAAATGTTTTTAACTCTAAAGCCAATTATATATTAGTAAATGTTCGCAAAACAGGGATGAATTCGACTGAAATTGCTCAAAAACTTTTGGAAAAAGGAGTAATTGTTAGGGACTGTAAATCATTCAAAGGACTCGACGATTACTGGATCAGAGTAAGTGTAGGTACATTAGAAGAAGATGCAAAATTTATTGATATTTTGAAAAAATTAGTAGAATAA
- a CDS encoding gamma carbonic anhydrase family protein — translation MNKKPFIHHTARIFPGAHIVGDVKLSENVSIWYNAVLRGDRDSIIVGKNSNVQDNCVIHSSQGYVVKLGKNVSVGHAAVLHGCEIEDNVLIGMNATILNGARIGKNSIVGAGALVSENKEFPNNSLILGLPAKLIRPLNEDQIKSIENNALRYVKLAENSLI, via the coding sequence TTGAATAAAAAACCCTTTATTCACCATACTGCTAGAATATTTCCAGGAGCCCATATAGTAGGGGATGTCAAATTAAGTGAAAATGTTTCTATATGGTATAACGCTGTTTTAAGAGGAGATAGAGATTCCATAATTGTTGGGAAAAATTCTAATGTTCAGGATAACTGCGTAATACATTCTTCACAGGGCTATGTGGTTAAATTAGGGAAAAACGTTTCTGTTGGGCATGCCGCAGTATTACATGGTTGTGAAATTGAGGATAACGTTTTAATCGGCATGAATGCAACTATACTCAATGGTGCTAGAATTGGAAAAAATTCTATTGTAGGTGCAGGCGCATTAGTAAGTGAAAATAAAGAGTTTCCAAATAACAGCTTAATATTGGGATTACCTGCTAAATTAATTAGGCCACTAAATGAAGATCAAATTAAATCCATAGAAAATAACGCTTTAAGATACGTTAAACTAGCAGAAAACAGCTTGATTTAA